The genome window GCCCCACGGAGTAGAAGGCCATCCGAAAGGCGGGGCGGGCGCGAAACTCGATGCCGGCGGCTACGCGATTGCGCCCGGCATGATGATCGAAGCCAAGGGATTCAGCGCGCACGATGGTACCGGGATCTCGCTGGCGCGGATGGCGGGGTTGAAGACGGGCGCCGTGACCAAGCGCATCTCGGAGACGGTCGCGCTGCGCGCGCGTGACCTGAAACTCGACTACGTCCACCAGGGTGTGGTGGACAAGGCCGACGCACTCGACCAGATATTGAAAGAGGCCGGCTTAAAGGCCGAAGAAGTCGCGTTCCTGGGCGATGACCTCGTAGACCTGCCCATCATGCGGCGCTGCGGCCTGGCGATGGCGGTGGCCAACGCGCGCGAAGAGGTGAAGGACGAAGCGCAGTTCATCACCGACCATCGCGGCGGCGACGGCGCCGCCCGCGACGCCATTGAGTTCATCCTGCGCGCGCAAGGGAAGTGGGACGAGGTGGTGA of Acidobacteriota bacterium contains these proteins:
- a CDS encoding HAD hydrolase family protein, which encodes MSKAKAKKIKLILMDVDGVMTDGTIWLFPAPHGVEGHPKGGAGAKLDAGGYAIAPGMMIEAKGFSAHDGTGISLARMAGLKTGAVTKRISETVALRARDLKLDYVHQGVVDKADALDQILKEAGLKAEEVAFLGDDLVDLPIMRRCGLAMAVANAREEVKDEAQFITDHRGGDGAARDAIEFILRAQGKWDEVVKKYLSRSEGKREG